From one Leishmania panamensis strain MHOM/PA/94/PSC-1 chromosome 11 sequence genomic stretch:
- a CDS encoding kinesin, putative (TriTrypDB/GeneDB-style sysID: LpmP.11.0880) yields MSGSPSISSLPLSLAARDEVVIDEGVGIVVRVRPLSTKERADTRVHNCIQCLPDCVIIGGSPPTRASRRAGAAVPTSQPTRATARPYQFSVDHVFNTHASQIEVYEQSCKRIVEGVFHGINGSILAYGATGSGKTHTMFGSTMSAAGIVYQAVQDIFAEKERLEEEEGKRVRIKCSFLEIYNEDVYDLLAKPTGENGGSAKSLANSGTGALGRESKRVPLQVREACGATASASAGFDACESDTNSNGGLHIHGLTHIFPETLEDFARSIEYGHAQRFVAATGANAQSSRSHAIITVEIEVRDGNTCATIGGCGFASSMTEDGDASETNMELSPSKRAAKKKKKPPGSTVTIAKIQFADLAGSERAAATSNTGLRLREGGNINRSLLALGAVVQSLAQQKVRRRQTGGKGGGKMFIPYRGSKLTRVLRSSIGGNCRTQILFCLNPSTKHTEEAVNTLKFAMNAREIQVEAYRNEFAINSSQLAKTQEALIEELREELTRAQSALAAYTGDVGGDDSYNSSGGEGSQSRLANTVLATEGGASSNGSPLMTPTTQQGSLPTTLDSPIVPLSSGDRGRSSPAPTPTVPAVPPWPNRNAQRGTITPSAATAGGGASSLSMNASHTPMSVSGADMPRGSSVPHSSLNCRTARPSVFAENTPLFSELEAKLKNFSAQKESLYHEVREAQERQRDRETQLREQKWRLATFLVSNASGNQAREGVDGNCTTAVGVAGLRKMIAALEAEQAQQADELKVLTKRLDDADRQFAATRQDLLRERQGTSLELLLDNARLRQGCTEAECLAAHYHQECRSLLNRQAEYAEALSKCVEAIQCLCPYLAQLTSLTSSLHSSGNGNAIVAAVKRANVALLYALLPTTSTAQMMAVFEFTLRLTMQSPLLSPALLSVSALSHSPSQTPSFAHPPLAPSPTNRSGGGGSSSSSPLRGGGSSGTRSSNHLASHFRDLMATAESMHLTSSSEQETSDKTEGVRTRHGHLILPTADSSSSPERCPSIQQASKGDGLRGRAPAAGTSGPSKAFRRTGSSTGLTRGTVSPPAGGQKRRSGPGPDKTSLSGLTGEHVLRSTNGVAGGAAPKKNLGGGAPSAHELQRSVTAPLQFGSVVSHSTRAARKPKAVGDLGSATSSLARRHAGTQRVALHRGPQRTPDGNPGGGDADAASPCAFVRSNTASALRANASALHSAGYNLRGRPNHRSGVSSSPPKPTQASAEATGHNGSSRSMPSRSGPAKKKQNSGSRTSGGRLTTSTSSSYPDVDGGQPRAPLHQERRCSGDGVESHLLASALPSASKLRRSNTKTDKLTRFQATTAAGSPSRMARTAGASVQRRLDCAEATAESLTATVIPSRILSSSSDSISQSVSCESGSSGYNRSLDGQIATSGAGTSGKKKAANGALSSPDSTPQLTMARLLECAAATAVPALPQYGAGCSPNTHSSDCANKENGQQLFQLRTRTSFTDDLMVSISTCLSDALSPTSRGQVSSSYC; encoded by the coding sequence ATGAGTGGGTCGCCATCGAtttcgtcgctgccgctgtcgctggcaGCTCGTGATGAAGTCGTTATCGATGAGGGAGTTGGCATCGTGGTGCGCGtccgccctctctccacaAAGGAGCGGGCAGATACCAGGGTGCATAACTGCATTCAATGCTTGCCGGACTGCGTCATAATTGGCGGCAGCCCCCCCACACGGGCATCAAGGCGTGCGGGCGCGGCAGTTCCAACCTCGCAGCCGACACGTGCCACAGCTCGCCCATACCAGTTCTCCGTCGATCACGTGTTCAACACGCACGCCTCGCAAATTGAGGTGTACGAGCAGTCGTGCAAGCGCATCGTAGAGGGAGTCTTCCACGGCATCAACGGCTCCATCCTCGCCTACGGCGCAACCGGCTCTGGCAAGACGCACACCATGTTTGGCAGCACGATGAGTGCTGCTGGTATTGTGTACCAGGCTGTCCAGGACATCTTTGCCGAGAAGGAGCggctggaggaagaggagggcaagcGGGTGCGCATCAAGTGTAGCTTCCTCGAGATCTACAATGAGGATGTGTACGATCTGCTCGCCAAGCCGACTGGAGagaacggcggcagcgcgaaaTCTTTGGCGAACAGTGGCACTGGTGCCTTAGGCCGAGAGTCGAAGCGAGTCCCTCTTCAGGTGCGCGAGGCATGCGGCGCCACGGCGTCCGCATCTGCCGGCTTTGACGCATGTGAAAGCGACACTaacagcaacggcgggcTGCACATTCATGGGCTCACGCATATCTTCCCCGAGACGCTCGAGGACTTCGCCCGGAGTATCGAGTACGGCCACGCACAGCGGTTTGTGGCCGCCACCGGGGCCAATGCGCAGTCCAGTCGCTCACACGCGATCATCACTGTCGAGATAGAGGTGCGTGATGGCAacacctgcgccaccatcGGCGGCTGCGGATTTGCATCTTCAATGACTGAGGACGGCGATGCGTCAGAGACAAACATGGAGCTCTCGCCATcgaagagagcagcaaagaagaaaaagaagccgCCGGGGTCAACGGTCACCATCGCGAAGATTCAATTCGCGGATCTGGCGGGCTCTGAGCGAGCCGCCGCGACAAGCAATACCGGCCTGCGTCTTCGCGAGGGCGGCAACATCAACCGCTCCCTGCTAGCCCTCGGTGCTGTCGTGCAGAGCCTGGCACAGCAGAaggtgcggcggcgacagacAGGCGGAAAGGGTGGAGGCAAAATGTTTATTCCTTACCGTGGGTCCAAGCTGACGCGGGTGCTACGCTCCAGCATCGGCGGCAACTGCCGCACGCAGATCCTCTTCTGCCTGAACCCGAGCACAAAGCACacggaggaggcagtgaaCACATTGAAGTTTGCGATGAACGCCAGGGAGATTCAGGTGGAGGCGTACCGCAACGAGTTTGCCATCAACTCAAGTCAACTAGCGAAGACACAGGAGGCGCTtatcgaggagctgcgagaGGAGCTCACTCGCGCGCAATCCGCCCTTGCTGCGTACACCGGCGATGTCGGTGGCGACGACTCCTacaacagcagtggcggcgaagGGAGCCAGTCGCGACTTGCTAACACGGTGCTGGCCACCGAGGGCGGTGCCAGCAGCAACGGAAGCCCTTTGATGACTCCAACCACTCAACAGGGGTCGCTGCCAACGACGTTGGACAGCCCTATTGTTCCCCTCAGCAGTGGCGATCGCGGCCGCAGTAGTCCGGCGCCTACACCGACAGTGCCAGCCGTGCCCCCGTGGCCTAACAGGAACGCGCAGCGAGGCACCATCACACCATCTGCGGCGACCGCAGGCGGTGGAGCCTCATCGCTGTCCATGAACGCATCCCACACACCCATGTCAGTCAGTGGCGCTGACATGCCGCGAGGTAGCAGCGTGCCACACTCGTCCCTCAACTGCCGCACCGCTCGACCGTCTGTCTTCGCCGAGAACACTCCGCTTTTCTCTGAGCTGGAGGCAAAGCTGAAAAACTTCTCTGCGCAGAAGGAAAGCCTTTACCACGAGGTGCGCGAGGCGCAGGAACGCCAGCGCGATAGGGagacgcagctgcgagaACAGAAGTGGCGACTTGCCACCTTTCTCGTCAGCAACGCCTCCGGCAACCAAGCACGCGAGGGGGTGGACGGcaactgcaccaccgccgttggCGTCGCCGGCCTGCGCAAGATGATTGCGGCCCTGGAGGCAGAGCAGGCACAGCAAGCAGACGAGCTGAAAGTGTTGACAAAGCGACTCGATGACGCAGATCGGCAGTTCGCTGCCACACGGCAGGACCTGCTACGCGAGCGACAGGGCACCTCACTTGAGCTACTGTTGGACAATGCCCGTCTGCGCCAAGGCTGCACGGAGGCCGAGTGCCTGGCCGCGCATTACCATCAGGAGTGCCGCTCGCTGCTCAACCGTCAGGCCGAATACGCTGAAGCGCTAAGCAAGTGTGTTGAGGCAATTCAGTGCCTTTGCCCGTACCTTGCTCAGCTTACTTCCCTCACGTCCTCACTGCACAGCAGTGGCAATGGCAACGCCATCGTGGCTGCGGTCAAGAGGGCGAATGTGGCTCTCTTGtatgcgctgctgcccaccacGTCTACTGCGCAGATGATGGCTGTGTTTGAGTTCACGCTGCGCTTGACTATGCaatcgccgctgctgtcgccagcGTTGCTATCGGTTTCGGCGCTCTCACACTCACCTTCGCAGACGCCTTCCTTTGCGCACCCGCCGCTGGCACCAAGTCCGACGAACCGGTCCgggggcggtggcagcagcagcagcagtccactgcgcggtggcggctctTCAGGTACTCGTAGCTCGAATCACCTCGCGTCGCACTTTCGCGACCTGATGGCCACCGCCGAGTCGATGCATctcaccagcagcagcgagcaggAGACGAGCGACAAAACGGAGGGGGTCCGCACGCGTCACGGCCATCTGATCCTGCCGACGGCTGACAGCAGTAGTAGTCCAGAGCGGTGTCCTTCCATACAGCAGGCGAGCAAGGGTGATGGGCTCCGTGGCCGGGCTCCCGCAGCCGGTACCAGCGGTCCCTCCAAGGCGTTCAGGCGCACGGGTAGCTCCACAGGCTTGACGCGGGGCACAGTTTCGCCGCCAGCTGGAGGCCAGAAGAGGCGCTCCGGCCCGGGACCAGACAAGACGTCATTGAGTGGATTGACCGGCGAACACGTGCTTCGTAGCACCAACGGAGtagcaggaggtgcagcccCCAAAAAGAAtttgggtggtggtgcaccaAGCGCGCACGAGCTTCAGCGGTCCGTCACCGCCCCGCTCCAGTTCGGTTCAGTGGTGTCGCACTCCACTAGAGCAGCTCGTAAACCGAAGGCCGTTGGGGACTTGGGCTCCGCCACTTCATCACTGGCGCGACGCCACGCAGGTACGCAGCGGGTTGCCCTGCATCGGGGACCCCAACGGACGCCCGACGGCAATCCCGGTGGTGGGGACGCCGACGCGGCTTCCCCCTGCGCCTTTGTGCGCAGCAACACCGCGTCTGCATTGCGGGCTAACGCATCCGCCCTGCACTCCGCAGGCTACAACCTTAGAGGGCGGCCGAACCATCGCAGCGGCGTGAGTTCGTCACCGCCGAAGCCTACGCAGGCGTCTGCGGAGGCGACAGGGCACAACGGCAGTAGTCGGAGCATGCCGAGCAGAAGCGGTCCAGCCAAGAAGAAGCAGAACAGTGGCAGCAGAACTTCAGGTGGCAGGCTCACCACCAGCACGTCATCGTCTTACCCCGACGTAGATGGCGGCCAAccacgcgcaccgctgcatcaggagaggcggtgcagcggcgatggtgtgGAGTCGCACCTGCTCGCTTCCGCATTGCCGTCAGCATCAAAGTTACGTCGTTCCAATACGAAGACAGACAAACTTACCCGATTCCAGGCGACAACTGCTGCTGGCAGTCCCTCTCGTATGGCCAGGACAGCAGGGGCCTCGGTGCAGCGCCGGCTGGATTGTGCTGAGGCCACTGCGGAGAGCCTCACTGCCACAGTTATCCCGTCCCGCATCTtgtcctccagcagcgaTAGCATCAGCCAGAGCGTGAGCTGCGAGTCAGGTTCCTCGGGCTACAATAGATCGCTAGATGGCCAAATTGCCACCTCTGGAGCGGGTACCagcggaaagaaaaaggccgCCAATGGCGCACTCAGCAGCCCTGACAGCACCCCACAGCTGACGATGGCGCGCCTGCTGGagtgcgcggcagcgacggcagtgccTGCGCTACCGCAGTACGGTGCCGGCTGCTCTCCAAATACACACAGTAGTGACTGTGCCAACAAGGAGAACGGCCAACAACTGTTTCAGTTGCGCACCCGCACTTCCTTCACGGATGACCTCATGGTAAGTATCAGCACGTGCCTCTCCGATGCGCTATCACCAACCAGTCGAGGGCAAGTATCCTCAAGCTACTGCTAA
- a CDS encoding hypothetical protein (TriTrypDB/GeneDB-style sysID: LpmP.11.0890), protein MSKMGKEKKTAAASAKTSTTANSQASKMVQYMTPFKFSGEMREVAGHIYRFPNKADFYAFRSFADSLDGFTLRYNQPNEVLVWEKKLPNEPMHIIKVFGIFVNTKENPNGGATTKELYDLLHDSVFREKWDEYRQEAFRIVSLSANTDIGYYAAKSPMPLLANRDFVNQRMWHEAGRDEYVIFNTSVPHSQVPSTYQRDVHRNKYGQYIRAISKLTGYLICPWRNPASGEVEGASLTYITQTDPGGWIPASLTNFIATKFAPNTMRNVAQALPKFRTWFKEQLEAGTYTKDWDLPQEWWTEDGSTEVVKNETIEFAIQKWSEGSVKK, encoded by the coding sequence ATGAGCAAAAtgggcaaagaaaagaagacagcagcggcgtctgcCAAGACTTCCACCACTGCAAATTCGCAAGCATCGAAGATGGTCCAGTATATGACACCGTTTAAATTTTCAGGGGAAATGCGTGAGGTGGCAGGCCATATCTACCGCTTCCCGAACAAGGCCGACTTCTACGCCTTTCGCAGCTTCGCCGACTCGCTGGACGGTTTCACATTGCGCTACAACCAGCCCAATGAAGTGCTGGTATGGGAAAAGAAGCTGCCCAACGAGCCCATGCACATCATCAAGGTCTTTGGCATCTTTGTAAATACCAAGGAAAACCCAAACGGTGGTGCAACCACAAAGGAGCTCTACGACCTCTTGCACGATTCTGTTTTCCGAGAGAAGTGGGACGAGTATCGCCAGGAGGCATTCCGCATCGTGAGCTTGAGCGCCAACACCGACATCGGCTACTATGCTGCTAAGAGCCCGATGCCGCTCCTGGCAAATCGCGACTTTGTGAACCAGCGCATGTGGCATGAAGCGGGTCGGGACGAGTATGTCATCTTCAACACATCGGTGCCACACTCACAGGTGCCTTCAACATATCAGAGAGATGTGCACCGCAACAAGTACGGGCAGTACATTCGTGCTATTTCGAAGCTGACGGGGTATCTGATCTGCCCCTGGAGGAACCCGGCGAGTGGCGAGGTGGAGGGCGCGAGTCTCACGTACATTACGCAGACCGACCCAGGGGGTTGGATTCCGGCGAGTTTGACAAACTTCATTGCCACCAAATTCGCTCCGAACACGATGAGGAATGTGGCACAGGCACTGCCAAAGTTCCGTACGTGGTtcaaggagcagctggaggctgGCACGTATACAAAGGACTGGGATCTGCCCCAGGAGTGGTGGACCGAGgacggcagcaccgaggTCGTCAAGAACGAGACGATCGAGTTTGCCATCCAGAAGTGGAGTGAGGGGTCCGTCAAGAAGTAA
- a CDS encoding hypothetical protein (TriTrypDB/GeneDB-style sysID: LpmP.11.0870) yields the protein MSACDSVRGLSLVEPSTTPRLNSTPFSATYIEELLTPRLLSSPIPDVSQLVGCLLCDAVRLHHEEQRQQRQQRHRGESTLTYASSGSSGSVINTQVDATLDVLETAGGESLPFPEVRCVDVLHCICACFSRLQLAPLNASPSSAVPQRQSLQRVAYLVERAATSHIFCHLLPHCSLASEEVQQALLYVFQAVCCASSATASEMGDCTRSDTSTSAATCAEMAQVLCDLLWFTRIVTPAQLMPLLDELVTASPTLQLTSPSASSLSSLSACVSGARQNRHHLARCGSGGALITARLLVDQMDVLRPAIATWAMGEFEEGLAEVLGSDMLQSDGEDLEGEERGNRSDTDEDGPHPQRLQQPRGKIAKLPQEAQLTRKRRGLRVLARVLEVLVALMELHVDLADPLLLSLAPHLEHTCPEVRLLLLRGFSAVFAANEAAVRTYRAAFVGPFLSRFLDVKPNIRMDAVRLSTVLLQRYGDSTRPGAGHAGRHTNDSSADPSRAQSLQQDLWQAFQPFWERLLTDPHVLVRKQAVASVAEAALVAPLLLQPSPQRDNVDDGGLRGGQQTAPSSTHSPSNFLAHTLGLRALDKNRRVRGAAVEWLTRLYSEYRLVWIPNAVLDAVRVDTGSSSPTAPVLLTAETVVDGLLSAPLSCLLPSSATCTASATQATLTRWLSPTSPAVLPPTKTPALLDFEGSSIEETQVSQQRPSGGGGFEEGDALLGFGESASSTKDAGGRGVLAAKSTPSAAAAAAVSAYVDALVQLCQHVDAAHFAQLLRLSEKKPQLRLAIRRLFEFQSAVKESNGDVKSAEGQQRIHSIHRLLTFLQETTGASKGEWDVLFRAKDETVRRALLRACDVAHMDWVEVREGLLRSLHGRIGADEFAFVKQTLIPQMFFVVQPSHLAELMRRLHISIYTSARDKAEVDGASAAGALRALLLLTAASPSFAVLCTKGLAEALQAAAKQSIGPPPNWCALLLQALQKWATAAATMADTSATAIAGAASLHDSLIATLRAMALASLPMQQTIPPSLASTAVTPGTNSCHSGMALSALKQLAKQATRTLVALLRVPGCDTSAATALYSLASELAKCLASGRALTNNVEAVAWLASVRALSRCSGGNGSDDRISPVDAALVLLQVSTTPTTTVAAAEPIPALLLSLSSLLIDAVEDVSGKAGRARLRALATPSATGVDSAEAATGRAHSVLCHSPLSTNMSVAAAIVDGSAKAMVTLALSCPKSSDAGNSGSSNNVASRANAVKYALGVLLEGYKASATVAPGRRGPDSIGSCQCRVALEKQLVKLVLTPTPVISRELAVSVVLSVEENAHVRHAVQAKLAGHLLHRTCDMRVAALLLLTAISEDSKSSYQRLRGLVETVGDHLRAKQSSQGASLSSPSALYCYWEYTIPFLILFLAHHPYYSSEEAGNQFIGFQRVWHLLIGELLRHGTQCAGFVVELLSKIKQADDALDPASDACRVMCDLASRVLLECLGQRQSRAEDLRRYPGAVLLPSFFVPTSRASPHKLLETVFLDDSVRVTANAPFRVPAVGGTAMGAGIGSRGSSRQATPRASSTALSGGADETTEVKYVTSAAAPYGAGTADTAVPPSTLRKRTRSPKTGVSTAVVSLSPSVGSPCEDDVVAKKEGIIPQRECAEPAVAESSSSSGPLSGSAIASQEWKTKRAALQHLTIEEALDNLFRGLTKADIAQLRWKVVRSHIEEALRALDCGQLPHQQLSSIADAGTGADLVMIKGAWTSESDMEDLLQYTKDQLRVRYDRAPA from the coding sequence ATGAGCGCTTGCGACTCGGTACGTGGGCTTTCGTTGGTGGAGCCGTCCACGACGCCGCGCCTGAATAGCACTCCTTTCTCAGCTACCTAtatcgaggagctgctcacGCCCCGGCTGCTCTCTAGTCCGATCCCTGACGTCTCGCAATTGGTGGGCTGCCTCCTGTGCGATGCTGTGCGCCTTCATCACGAGgagcaacggcagcaacgacagcagcgacacagGGGTGAAAGCACGCTTACCTACGCCAGTTCTGGGAGCAGCGGTAGCGTCATCAACACGCAGGTGGACGCCACTCTCGACGTGCTCGAAACGGCGGGAGGGGAATCACTGCCGTTTCCCGAGGTGCGCTGCGTTGACGTGCTGCATTGCATCTGTGCATGCTTTTCCCGGCTTCAGCTGGCCCCTTTGAACGCATCACCGTCATCGGCTGTGCCTCAGCGCCAGTCGCTACAACGCGTGGCGTATTTGGTCGAGCGTGCTGCCACGTCGCACATTTTTTGCCACCTCCTGCCGCACTGCAGTTTGGCGTCAGAAGAagtgcagcaggcgctgctgtacgTGTTCCAGGCTGTCTgttgcgcctcctccgcgacAGCCAGCGAGATGGGAGACTGCACCCGCAGCGACACCTCGACGAGCGCGGCGACGTGCGCCGAGATGGCGCAGGTGCTTTGCGACCTCCTCTGGTTCACACGCATCGTAACACCGGCGCAGTTGATGCCACTCTTGGACGAGCTGGTTACAGCATCGCCCACGCTGCAGCTAACATCGCCGTCTGCATCATcgttgtcttctctctctgcgtgtgtttcAGGCGCACGGCAGAATCGGCACCACCTAGCGCGCTGTggtagcggtggcgctcTCATCACGGCCCGTCTGCTTGTGGACCAGATGGATGTGCTGCGACCCGCCATCGCGACGTGGGCCATGGGGGAGTTTGAAGAGGGCCTTGCCGAGGTGCTTGGATCCGACATGCTTCAGTCGGATGGTGAAGACCTGGAAGGCGAGGAAAGGGGCAACAGGAGCGACACGGACGAGGACGGGCCACacccgcagcggctgcagcagccgcgcggTAAGATAGCAAAGCTGCCTCAGGAGGCACAACTGACTCGCAAGCGTCGAGGCCTGCGGGTCCTGGCACGCGTGCTTGAGGTGCTTGTGGCGCTGATGGAGCTGCATGTTGACCTGGCCGATCCgttgcttctctcgcttgcgcCGCATCTCGAGCACACCTGCCCTGAGGTGCGcttactgctgctgcgcggcttcAGCGCTGTCTTCGCTGCGaacgaggcggcggtgcggacGTACCGAGCCGCTTTCGTTGGCCCCTTTCTGAGCCGCTTTTTGGATGTCAAACCAAACATTCGCATGGACGCTGTGCGGCTGTCCACAgtgctgcttcagcgctACGGCGACAGCACGAGGCCTGGCGCCGGCCATGCGGGTCGCCACACAAACGACTCATCCGCCGATCCGTCGCGtgcgcagtcgctgcagcaggacCTCTGGCAGGCGTTCCAGCCGTTCTGGGAGCGGTTGCTCACCGACCCTCATGTCCTTGTGCGCAAGCAGGCTGTCGCCTCAGTAGCTGAGGCAGCCCTGGtagctccgctgctgctacaaCCATCACCCCAGCGAGACAACGTGGACGACGGGGGTCTTCGCGGAGGTCAGCAGACAGCACCCTCTTCCACGCACAGTCCCTCCAACTtcctcgcacacacgctggGCCTGCGCGCGCTTGACAAGAACCGCCGCGTTCGTGGCGCCGCGGTGGAATGGCTGACGCGGCTATACAGCGAGTACCGCCTCGTGTGGATACCGAACGCGGTCCTGGACGCAGTGCGAGTCGACACCGGATCGTCGTCACCAACGGCGCCAGTACTGCTGACCGCAGAGACGGTGGTCGATGGCCTCTTGTCGGCCCCGCTCTCTTGCCTGCTCCCTTCCTCGGCTACGTGCACCGCTAGTGCCACTCAGGCCACTCTGACGCGGTGGTTGTCGCCAACGTCGCCAGCCGTGCTTCCGCCGACCAAAACGCCTGCTCTACTGGACTTTGAAGGAAGCTCCATTGAGGAGACGCAGGTGTCTCAGCAGCGCCCGTCAGGCGGGGGCGGATTCGAGGAGGGTGATGCGTTGCTGGGCTTCGGTGAGTCAGCCAGCTCGACGAAGGATGCCGGTGGTCGTGGTGTGCTAGCGGCAAAGAGCACccccagtgctgctgctgctgctgcagtgtcgGCGTACGTGGACGCCctcgtgcagctctgccagcACGTTGACGCCGCCCAtttcgcgcagctcctgcgtctctctgagaagaagccgcagctgcgccttgccATTCGACGACTGTTCGAGTTTCAGAGCGCGGTCAAGGAGAGCAACGGTGACGTCAAGTCGGCCGAAggtcagcagcgcatccactCGATTCATCGACTCCTTACTTTCCTTCAGGAGACGACGGGGGCGAGCAAGGGGGAGTGGGATGTGCTTTTTCGCGCCAAGGACGAGACGGTACgacgagcgctgctgcgcgcatgCGACGTGGCTCACATGGACTGGGTAGAGGTGCGTGAGGGCCTTTTGCGCTCGCTGCACGGGCGTATCGGCGCCGACGAGTTCGCCTTTGTCAAGCAGACGCTGATTCCGCAGATGTTCTTTGTTGTGCAACCTTCTCACCTTGCAGAGCTGATGCGACGGCTCCACATCAGCATCTACACCAGCGCCCGCGACAAAGCTGAAGTGgacggcgccagcgctgccggcgcgtTGCGAGCGCTTCTGCTTCTCACTgccgcatcgccgtcgtTCGCCGTGTTGTGCACCAAAGGCCTCGCAGAGGCACTGCAAGCTGCCGCGAAGCAATCTATCGGGCCTCCGCCGAACTGGTGCGCGCtactgctgcaggcgcttcaGAAGTGGGCCACGGCCGCAGCCACTATGGCGGacaccagcgccactgccatcGCTGGTGCAGCTTCTCTGCACGACTCACTCATCGCTACCCTTCGCGCGATGGCGCTCGCGTCACTGCCCATGCAGCAGaccatccccccctctctcgcctctaCAGCGGTGACACCGGGCACCAACAGCTGCCATAGTGGGATGGCTCTCTcagcgctgaagcagctggcAAAGCAAGCGACGCGCACACTAGTCGCTCTGCTGAGGGTCCCGGGCTGTGACACTAGCGCAGCGACCGCATTGTACTCCCTCGCATCGGAACTGGCGAAGTGCCTCGCTAGCGGTCGAGCGCTCACAAACAACGTTGAGGCCGTCGCTTGGCTTGCAAGTGTACGGGCCCTCTcgcgctgcagtggtggcaacggcagcgacgaccgCATTTCGCCAGTAGATGCtgcactggtgctgctgcaggtctCTACAACGCCGACCACCACTGTAGCCGCAGCAGAGCCAATTCCGGCACTGCTGttgtccctctcctcgctgcttATCGACGCTGTTGAGGATGTGAGCGGCAAGGCAGGGCGGGCAAGGCTCAGGGCCCTCGCGACCCCGTCTGCGACGGGGGTGGACAGCGCCGAGGCTGCAACAGGGCGGGCGCACAGTGTCCTCTGTCACTCGCCTTTGAGCACCAACATGtccgtcgctgcagccatCGTGGATGGGTCGGCCAAGGCCATGGTGACCTTGGCACTGAGCTGCCCCAAGTCCTCGGACGCTGGtaacagcggcagcagtaaCAATGTCGCCAGCCGCGCCAACGCCGTGAAATATGCATTGGGCGTGCTCCTGGAAGGCTATAAGGCCtctgcgacggtggcgccagGGCGGCGTGGGCCAGACAGTATCGGCAGTTGTCAGTGTCGAGTGGCGCTCGAGAAGCAGCTGGTGAAGCTGGTGCTGACGCCGACTCCGGTCATCAGCAGAGAGCTGGCTGTCTCTGTTGTTCTCTCTGTGGAAGAAAACGCGCATGTGCGTCATGCTGTGCAGGCGAAGCTCGCAGGCCATCTCCTGCATCGCACCTGTGACATGCGTGTGGCTGCTTTGCTGTTACTGACTGCGATCAGTGAGGACTCGAAGAGCTCCTatcagcggctgcgtggGTTGGTGGAGACTGTCGGGGATCACTTGCGGGCAAAGCAGTCAAGCCAAGGTGCCTCGCTCTCATCGCCGTCGGCGCTCTACTGCTACTGGGAGTATACCATCCCCTTTCTgatcctcttcctcgctcaCCATCCGTACTACTCAAGTGAGGAGGCGGGGAATCAGTTCATTGGTTTCCAGCGCGTGTGGCACCTCCTCATCGGCGAGCTTCTCCGCCACGGTACGCAGTGCGCTGGATTTGTGGTGGAGTTGCTGAGCAAGATCAAGCAGGCAGATGATGCCCTGGATCCGGCGAGCGATGCGTGCCGTGTCATGTGTGACCTTGCGAGCCGTGTACTGCTGGAGTGCCTCGGCCAGCGGCAGAGTCGGGCCGAAGACCTTCGCCGCTACCCGGGTGCCGTGCTCTTGCCATCGTTCTTTGTGCCCACATCGCGCGCTAGCCCGCATAAATTGCTGGAGACCGTCTTCCTCGACGacagtgtgcgtgtgaccGCCAATGCCCCATTTCGGGTGCCCGCTGTCGGTGGAACCGCGATGGGGGCGGGCAttggcagccgcggcagcagtcgGCAGGCCACTCCACGCGCCTCGTCAACTGCCCTCTCTGGCGGCGCAGACGAGACCACAGAGGTGAAGTacgtcaccagcgccgcagcaccgtaCGGGGCGGGGACGGCTGAtactgctgtgccgccgtcTACACTGCGGAAGCGCACACGCTCCCCGAAAACTGGTGTAAGCACTGccgtcgtctctctctctccgtcggTAGGGTCACCATGCGAAGACGATGTGGTGGCGAAGAAAGAGGGCATCATACCTCAGCGAGAGTGCGCTGAACCAGCTGTGGCGGAGAGCTCTAGCAGCTCTGGCCCACTGAGTGGCTCCGCAATCGCTTCGCAGGAGTGGAAAACAAAGcgggcggcactgcagcatctCACCATTGAAGAGGCGCTCGATAACCTCTTTCGTGGACTCACCAAGGCGGATATCGCTCAGCTGCGCTGGAAGGTCGTTCGCAGCCACATTGAGGAAGCACTCCGTGCGCTGGACTGCGGTCAACTCCCGCATCAACAGCTATCTTCCATAGCCGATGCAGGCACTGGCGCTGACCTAGTGATGATAAAGGGAGCTTGGACTTCAGAATCCGACATGGAGGACTTGTTGCAGTACACCAAGGATCAGCTACGGGTGCGGTATGATCGTGCACCGGCGTAG